Proteins co-encoded in one Verrucomicrobiota bacterium genomic window:
- a CDS encoding 4-hydroxy-tetrahydrodipicolinate synthase produces MFTGTYTAIVTPFKDGRVDEAAFRRLIDFQVENGVDGIVPAGTTGEAATLDYDEHLRVVEIAVEQAAKRCLIVAGTSSNSTNEAIELSKRAERLGVDGLLHASPYYNKPTQEGVYRHYRAIAEAISTKIMLYNIPGRTAGEIGVDTCVRLAEDCPSIVSIKEAGGSTERVSLLRKQLPREFTILSGDDPQTLPFMAVGAVGVVSVASNVIPREIVRLVAAFRKGHFSEALNDHLYWYPLFKDLFLESNPIPVKAALHLLGRIEAEYRLPLCEMGSANLERLRRTLVALGLL; encoded by the coding sequence ATGTTTACGGGCACGTACACGGCCATTGTGACGCCCTTCAAGGATGGGAGAGTGGATGAAGCCGCTTTCCGGCGGTTGATAGATTTTCAAGTCGAAAACGGCGTTGATGGGATCGTTCCGGCAGGCACGACCGGGGAAGCCGCGACGCTGGACTATGACGAGCACCTCCGTGTCGTAGAGATCGCCGTCGAGCAGGCCGCGAAACGCTGCCTGATCGTCGCCGGGACCAGTTCAAACTCGACGAACGAGGCCATCGAGCTTTCAAAAAGGGCTGAGCGCCTCGGCGTGGACGGCTTGCTGCATGCCAGCCCGTACTACAATAAACCGACGCAGGAGGGTGTTTATCGCCATTACCGGGCGATTGCCGAAGCGATTTCGACAAAGATCATGCTGTACAACATACCGGGCCGGACGGCGGGCGAGATCGGGGTAGACACGTGCGTTCGCCTGGCCGAGGACTGCCCGAGCATTGTCAGCATCAAGGAAGCGGGCGGCTCAACCGAGCGCGTATCCTTGCTGCGGAAGCAGCTTCCTCGGGAGTTCACCATCCTGTCCGGGGATGACCCGCAAACCCTGCCGTTCATGGCGGTAGGAGCTGTGGGCGTGGTCAGCGTGGCGTCCAACGTCATCCCGCGGGAGATCGTCCGGCTGGTAGCGGCTTTTCGCAAAGGCCACTTCAGCGAGGCGTTGAATGATCATCTGTATTGGTACCCGCTCTTCAAAGACCTTTTCCTGGAGTCAAATCCTATCCCGGTCAAAGCTGCGCTGCACCTGCTTGGGCGGATTGAGGCGGAGTACCGGTTGCCGCTCTGCGAGATGGGTTCGGCCAACCTGGAGCGCCTGCGCCGGACGCTCGTTGCGCTCGGCCTGCTATGA
- the dapB gene encoding 4-hydroxy-tetrahydrodipicolinate reductase, whose protein sequence is MTSLLVHGAAGRLGSRIIRAARATPGLEVREAGRNTDLSKVLPGCDAAIDVSQPGGTVRLVAAAVVTGTPVVIGTTGHSAEELEGFREAARRLPILAAPNFSIGVNLLFWLTQRAAESLGQEFRAEILELHHELKKDAPSGTAQKLGELVARARGQNYGEVVRHGRRGLTGERRPDELGMHAVRGGDITGEHTVYLIGPGERLELTHRATSRDIFARGALRAAHWLAGRPPGWYEMADALDLPR, encoded by the coding sequence ATGACTTCTTTGCTGGTGCACGGCGCCGCGGGCCGTCTCGGGTCGCGGATCATTCGCGCGGCTAGGGCGACTCCCGGGCTGGAGGTGCGGGAAGCCGGCCGGAACACCGATCTGTCGAAGGTGCTGCCGGGCTGTGATGCAGCCATCGACGTGAGCCAACCGGGGGGGACGGTCCGCCTGGTGGCGGCAGCGGTGGTGACGGGTACGCCGGTTGTAATCGGAACCACGGGCCATTCAGCGGAGGAATTAGAGGGGTTTCGTGAAGCCGCCCGGCGATTACCTATCCTCGCGGCCCCGAATTTCAGCATTGGGGTTAACCTCTTGTTTTGGCTGACGCAACGGGCGGCAGAAAGCCTTGGACAAGAGTTTCGGGCCGAAATTCTGGAGCTGCACCACGAATTGAAAAAAGATGCCCCCAGCGGCACGGCCCAAAAACTGGGTGAGCTTGTCGCGCGCGCCCGTGGGCAGAATTACGGTGAGGTGGTCCGGCACGGACGCCGTGGCTTAACCGGAGAGAGGCGCCCGGACGAACTCGGAATGCACGCCGTACGGGGCGGCGACATCACGGGTGAACATACCGTTTATTTGATCGGACCGGGTGAACGCCTTGAACTCACCCATCGGGCAACCAGCCGGGACATCTTTGCCCGGGGCGCCCTGCGGGCCGCCCACTGGCTGGCCGGTCGCCCACCCGGCTGGTACGAAATGGCAGATGCGCTGGACCTGCCGAGGTGA
- the folK gene encoding 2-amino-4-hydroxy-6-hydroxymethyldihydropteridine diphosphokinase encodes MRVGIALGSNLGDRLANLRRAFQAVRRTAHAGDRDSILVSSVYETTPVGSEPGAGLYLNAAIEIESALPADELLDRLREVESEMGRPSMRPRNAPRTIDLDILYAGDLVLRTAKLTVPHPRLAQRAFVLTPLAEIAPALVVPGQSKSVAQLLSELRSADSAEELLKLREVLDDDG; translated from the coding sequence ATGCGAGTTGGAATCGCGTTAGGGTCAAACCTCGGGGATAGACTGGCCAATCTTCGACGCGCGTTCCAGGCGGTGCGGCGGACGGCGCACGCGGGCGACCGGGACAGCATTTTGGTTTCCTCAGTTTACGAGACGACCCCGGTTGGCAGTGAACCCGGGGCCGGGCTCTACCTGAACGCCGCGATCGAGATCGAATCCGCTCTGCCTGCGGACGAATTGCTGGACCGCTTGCGCGAGGTCGAAAGTGAAATGGGCCGCCCGTCAATGAGACCGCGAAACGCGCCGCGGACCATTGATCTGGACATTTTGTATGCCGGCGATCTGGTGCTGCGCACCGCGAAGCTGACGGTGCCGCATCCCCGGCTGGCGCAGCGCGCCTTCGTGTTGACTCCTCTTGCCGAAATTGCGCCCGCGCTGGTGGTGCCTGGACAATCCAAATCGGTGGCTCAATTATTAAGCGAGCTACGTTCAGCTGATTCAGCTGAGGAGCTCCTCAAGCTTCGGGAGGTATTGGATGACGACGGATAA
- the panB gene encoding 3-methyl-2-oxobutanoate hydroxymethyltransferase produces the protein MTTDKVTADRLKTWKGRPEKIAALTAYDYPTARLLDEAGVDLLLVGDSLGMVILGYPDTTLVNLEDVVHHTRAVARGIRRGLLAADLPIGTYLDPRQALESARRLVAAGAEAVKLEGGQSQAEQIRAITGAGIPLVGHIGMLPQHVREEGGYRVKGKTEAESEFLVREAEAVVAAGACAVVLELVTPAAAERITRAIAIPTIGIGSGPDCDGQILVVHDLVGFFPWFTPKHVRPAGDVAGEIRKAASGYVENLHRIKA, from the coding sequence ATGACGACGGATAAAGTCACGGCGGACCGATTGAAAACCTGGAAAGGCCGGCCCGAAAAGATTGCCGCGCTCACCGCTTACGATTACCCGACGGCGCGGCTGCTGGACGAGGCCGGCGTGGATCTGCTTTTGGTCGGCGACAGCCTCGGGATGGTGATTCTGGGGTACCCTGACACGACCTTAGTCAACCTTGAAGACGTGGTGCACCACACGCGCGCCGTCGCCCGCGGCATCCGCCGGGGTCTCTTGGCGGCCGATCTGCCGATCGGCACGTACCTGGACCCCCGGCAAGCGCTTGAGAGCGCGCGCCGCTTGGTCGCGGCCGGGGCCGAGGCGGTAAAGCTGGAGGGCGGCCAGAGCCAGGCCGAGCAGATTCGGGCGATCACCGGGGCAGGGATCCCCCTGGTGGGCCACATCGGCATGCTCCCGCAACACGTCCGCGAGGAGGGGGGGTACCGGGTCAAAGGAAAGACCGAAGCCGAAAGCGAGTTTCTTGTGCGAGAGGCTGAGGCGGTGGTGGCGGCCGGCGCTTGCGCAGTGGTTCTCGAATTAGTGACTCCCGCAGCGGCTGAGCGGATCACCCGGGCCATCGCGATTCCAACCATCGGAATCGGTTCAGGCCCCGATTGTGACGGCCAGATCCTGGTGGTGCACGATCTGGTCGGCTTCTTCCCGTGGTTTACGCCGAAGCACGTCCGGCCGGCCGGCGACGTTGCGGGCGAGATCCGGAAAGCGGCCTCCGGTTATGTCGAAAACCTGCACCGGATCAAGGCGTAA
- a CDS encoding acetyl-CoA carboxylase carboxyltransferase subunit alpha, producing MKPAPLDFEKPILELEKQLEELKKHSKLQAIDLEREVRSMEGKIEGTRREIYQNLSAWQRIQVARHNARPFALDYLREAFSDFIELHGDRLFGDDQAMPGGFATLEQYRCVVLAHQKGRDTKENIRRNFGSAHPEGYRKALRLMRLAEKFQLPVVALIDTPGAYPGVGAEERHISESIAVNLREMMQLRTAIVAVVIGEGGSGGALGIGVADRVMMLENAYYSVISPEGCAAILWKHRSHAPEAAEALKLTALDLKELGIIDAVIPEPMGGAHHDPVETARNLRAAVLAQLDVLTKKKVSVLLEERYEKFRRMGRVLEPGMG from the coding sequence ATGAAACCTGCCCCCCTCGATTTTGAAAAGCCGATCCTCGAGTTGGAAAAGCAGCTCGAAGAGCTCAAAAAGCATTCCAAACTCCAGGCGATTGATCTCGAACGCGAAGTGAGATCGATGGAGGGAAAAATTGAAGGTACCCGGCGCGAAATTTACCAGAACCTTTCCGCCTGGCAGCGTATTCAGGTTGCCCGCCACAATGCCCGGCCGTTCGCCTTGGATTACCTCCGTGAAGCTTTCAGCGATTTCATCGAACTGCATGGCGACCGTCTCTTCGGGGACGATCAGGCCATGCCGGGCGGCTTTGCAACGTTAGAGCAATACCGGTGCGTCGTGCTGGCCCACCAGAAGGGCCGTGATACCAAGGAAAATATCCGGCGCAACTTCGGCAGCGCCCACCCTGAAGGGTACCGGAAGGCGTTGCGCCTGATGCGCCTGGCCGAGAAATTCCAGCTGCCCGTGGTGGCCCTGATCGATACCCCGGGCGCTTATCCCGGGGTCGGAGCCGAAGAACGGCACATTTCCGAATCAATCGCGGTTAATCTGCGCGAGATGATGCAGCTGCGGACCGCGATCGTGGCGGTGGTGATCGGGGAGGGAGGATCGGGCGGCGCGCTGGGTATCGGGGTGGCGGATCGCGTGATGATGCTGGAGAACGCGTATTACTCCGTCATCAGCCCTGAAGGCTGCGCAGCCATCCTGTGGAAACACCGGAGCCACGCCCCGGAGGCGGCGGAAGCCCTGAAGCTGACCGCGCTCGACCTGAAGGAACTGGGCATCATCGATGCGGTGATCCCGGAACCGATGGGCGGCGCCCACCATGATCCCGTCGAGACCGCCCGGAACCTGAGAGCGGCCGTGCTCGCGCAGTTGGACGTGCTCACCAAGAAAAAGGTCTCGGTGCTGCTGGAAGAACGGTATGAGAAATTCCGGCGGATGGGCCGGGTATTGGAACCGGGGATGGGCTGA
- a CDS encoding LysM peptidoglycan-binding domain-containing protein, which produces MNALVKAFIIAGLAVTIFGGGSFLAYELFFKKKDYQVAKKGQPVVTPTPDPVLPMLQNVKQHLTAGEDTAAVRDTLVSIIQSFPASPSVDEARQILGTLNLQAFFSLEPGPNKTEYIVTRGDSIGKIASKTKATPELIFKANGLSSLTLQPGRRLIIPSGQFSLTINLKKESITLLNRGAFFKWYKPLDFKMPPRLLPGQYKVSEKIAWFAGARVGFGDKHYLGSSRWIVTNHSGLIICSETNPQTPNAPRPATGIMLGPADLEELFALVGKQTPVVVE; this is translated from the coding sequence ATGAACGCACTTGTCAAAGCCTTCATCATCGCCGGCTTGGCGGTCACGATTTTCGGAGGAGGCAGTTTCCTGGCGTACGAACTCTTTTTCAAAAAGAAGGATTATCAAGTGGCGAAAAAGGGGCAGCCGGTGGTAACCCCGACGCCGGACCCGGTTCTGCCGATGCTCCAAAACGTCAAGCAGCACTTGACCGCGGGGGAGGACACGGCCGCGGTCCGCGACACCCTTGTTTCAATCATCCAGAGCTTCCCGGCTTCACCCAGCGTGGACGAGGCGCGGCAGATCCTCGGCACGTTGAACCTGCAAGCATTTTTCTCCCTGGAACCGGGTCCGAACAAGACCGAGTATATCGTGACCCGCGGCGATTCGATCGGCAAAATCGCGTCAAAAACGAAAGCCACTCCCGAACTCATCTTCAAAGCCAACGGCCTCTCGAGCCTGACGCTTCAGCCCGGTCGCCGGCTCATCATCCCGTCGGGCCAGTTCAGCTTGACGATCAACCTCAAGAAAGAATCGATAACGCTGCTTAATCGGGGCGCCTTCTTCAAATGGTATAAGCCGTTGGACTTCAAAATGCCTCCCCGGCTCCTGCCCGGCCAATATAAAGTGAGCGAAAAGATTGCGTGGTTTGCCGGGGCTCGCGTAGGTTTCGGCGACAAACATTATTTGGGCAGCAGCCGCTGGATTGTGACAAACCACTCAGGACTGATCATCTGTTCAGAAACGAATCCGCAAACGCCAAACGCGCCGAGACCGGCGACCGGGATCATGCTCGGCCCGGCTGACCTGGAAGAGCTTTTTGCCTTGGTTGGCAAGCAAACCCCTGTCGTCGTCGAATGA